AATAGCGAATAGTAAAATCAGGGGCCTGTTGAAACCGTCCCTGCAGGTACTGAACCCGTGCTTTCAGCGAATTGCTCTTTTTACCCCCGAACCAGCGCATACTCTCACCTCGTTCAGCCAAACTCTGCCTGCTGAGGTTAGTATTTCTCCGAGGTGAAAAAAAATACAGGCAAGAGCTAAGCCGCTCGTTGCCTGTTCAAACGCCGCACCACCAGCTGGCGCACCTGTTCCGCTTCCTGCATTTTGAAGAGGCGAGCCAGCAACCAGTACAGGGCAGCTCCACTTGTCACAGTGAGCAGTACTTCCAGCAACTGCCCTCCCTTCTGGCTGACCGGGACCACCTGCACCAGCCCCTGGTCCAGGAAATAAACCGCTATCCCCATCACCAGAGCAGCTGTACTGCCCTTGCCCCAGGAACGCACCAGCTGGGACAGTCCGAGAGGCCCGGTCTTGCGCCGCAAAAGATAAAGCAAAGCCAGGAAATTGATAATACCGGTAACCGAATAACCAAAAGCCAGCCCGGGCGCTGCAAAGCGCTCCACCATAGATACATTCAGTAGATAGTTGATTAAGATTGTTACCACTGCCACACTTACAGGAGTAGTGGTATCCTGCAAAGCATAAAAAGCCCGGGTTACCACCAGCACCGCTCCCTGGGCAAAAAGGCCGAGACAATACCAGAACAGGGCCAGGGCTGTCAGCCGGGTATCAGCAGCAGAAAACTTGCCCTGCTGAAACAGCAGGCGCACAATGGGTTCTGCTAATGCCATCAGACCTGCGGCTGCCGGCAGGGTAATGAAAAAAACCGAACGCAGGCCATCCAGCAGAGTGTTTTTGAATTCCGACATTTTGCCCACAGCCGCCAGTGAGGTAAGGGTGGGAAAAACCGCAGCCCCAATCGCAAAGGCAAAAACCCCCAGAGGTACCGCCATCAGGCGGTTGGCTACCCGTAGGGCTGTGATACTGCCTGCATCCAGTCCGGAAGCCAGATTCTGATTGATAATCAGATTGATCTGATTGGCCGCCAGCCCCAGTAAAGCCGGTAACATCAGCCACAGCATTTTTTGCAGGCCAGGGTGCCGGAGCTCCAGTACCGGCCGGTAACGAAAGCCTATTTTTTTCACCCGGGGCAACTGCCAGAGGAAATTGGCCATTACTCCCAGCAAGACCCCCACCGGAAAGGCTGCAATCCCCAGCCAGGGGGCGAGAAACCAACCAGCCAGGATGATGGCCACATTATACCAGAGTGCCCCTACCGCCGGAGCGGTAAAATGCTTGTAGGAATTGAGAATGCCCATCATCAGCCCGTTAAGGGCGGTAAATAGCACCGAAGGCAACATAATGCGGGTCAGATAAATGGTTATTTCCCTGGTCTCAGCAGGAAACTTGTAAGCTACCAGGGGCATCAGAGCGGGGGTAAATATCATGGCCAGCACTGTCCCCAGACTGAGAAGCAGCATAACCAGATTGATAGCTGTAGAGGCAACAGTAAAGGCCTCTTTCTCTTCCCCCCGGGCCAGGTAGGAGGAAAAAACCGGAATAAAGGCAGCGCTCAGGGCGCCACCCACCAGCAAGTTATATAGCAAATCGGGTATGGTAAAAGCCGCCAGATA
The nucleotide sequence above comes from Carboxydocella sporoproducens DSM 16521. Encoded proteins:
- the murJ gene encoding murein biosynthesis integral membrane protein MurJ gives rise to the protein MSSKSGGVARAAGILMVTMILSRILGLVRDQVLTARFGSSHLTDAYLAAFTIPDLLYNLLVGGALSAAFIPVFSSYLARGEEKEAFTVASTAINLVMLLLSLGTVLAMIFTPALMPLVAYKFPAETREITIYLTRIMLPSVLFTALNGLMMGILNSYKHFTAPAVGALWYNVAIILAGWFLAPWLGIAAFPVGVLLGVMANFLWQLPRVKKIGFRYRPVLELRHPGLQKMLWLMLPALLGLAANQINLIINQNLASGLDAGSITALRVANRLMAVPLGVFAFAIGAAVFPTLTSLAAVGKMSEFKNTLLDGLRSVFFITLPAAAGLMALAEPIVRLLFQQGKFSAADTRLTALALFWYCLGLFAQGAVLVVTRAFYALQDTTTPVSVAVVTILINYLLNVSMVERFAAPGLAFGYSVTGIINFLALLYLLRRKTGPLGLSQLVRSWGKGSTAALVMGIAVYFLDQGLVQVVPVSQKGGQLLEVLLTVTSGAALYWLLARLFKMQEAEQVRQLVVRRLNRQRAA